The proteins below are encoded in one region of Nonomuraea helvata:
- a CDS encoding winged helix-turn-helix transcriptional regulator — MADEADLRRADSLAREIFSDVANKWALLIIEALGERTLRFSELRDEVEGISHKMLTQNLRMLERNGLAERKVHPTVPPRVEYTLTEPGQALRATVDLICGWTHQYFGHIETARRRFDA, encoded by the coding sequence ATGGCTGACGAAGCGGACCTGAGGCGTGCGGACTCCCTGGCGCGGGAGATCTTCTCGGATGTCGCCAACAAGTGGGCGTTGCTCATCATCGAGGCTCTCGGTGAGCGCACCCTCCGCTTCAGCGAGCTGCGCGACGAGGTCGAGGGCATCAGCCACAAGATGCTCACCCAGAACCTGCGCATGCTGGAGCGCAACGGCCTGGCCGAGCGGAAGGTGCATCCCACTGTGCCGCCGCGAGTCGAGTACACCCTCACCGAGCCGGGCCAGGCCCTGCGCGCGACGGTTGATCTCATCTGCGGCTGGACCCACCAGTACTTCGGCCACATCGAGACCGCCCGCCGGCGCTTCGACGCCTGA
- a CDS encoding SCO6745 family protein, translating to MPHPQAKVHRMFELVEPIATVTFSEVVNEAFLALGMRDYWDGYFAGRAAPLGPAPAAVVHAVFYNFADGEVARHIPWVWGKITPQEAIAVRERASAAALRQMIGELADSPALVRVADLATRAALSAPTEGRALYAGLRALDVPEEPVARLWHAATLLREHRGDGHNAALVAHGIGGTESHVLMALSLGMRAEEFGRIHHLPKAQLAAVVDGLRGRGLVDAAGGFTHAGREAKQRIEALTDELAAPAYDVLAADELDELAAGLEPIAAAVRAADD from the coding sequence ATGCCGCACCCTCAGGCCAAGGTCCACCGCATGTTCGAGCTCGTCGAGCCGATCGCCACCGTCACCTTCTCCGAGGTGGTGAACGAGGCGTTCCTGGCCCTCGGTATGCGCGACTACTGGGACGGGTATTTCGCGGGCCGGGCCGCGCCGCTGGGGCCGGCACCGGCCGCGGTGGTGCACGCGGTCTTCTACAACTTCGCCGACGGCGAGGTGGCGCGCCACATCCCCTGGGTGTGGGGGAAGATCACCCCGCAGGAGGCGATCGCCGTGCGCGAGCGGGCCAGCGCCGCCGCGCTGCGGCAGATGATCGGGGAGCTTGCCGACTCCCCCGCTCTGGTACGGGTCGCCGACCTCGCCACCCGAGCAGCGCTCAGCGCGCCGACCGAGGGCCGAGCGCTGTACGCCGGGCTGCGGGCGCTCGACGTGCCCGAGGAGCCGGTGGCCAGGCTCTGGCACGCGGCGACGCTGCTGCGGGAGCACCGCGGGGACGGCCACAACGCCGCCCTCGTCGCCCACGGCATCGGCGGCACCGAGTCCCACGTCCTCATGGCCCTTTCCCTCGGGATGAGGGCGGAGGAGTTCGGCCGGATCCACCACCTGCCCAAGGCACAGCTGGCCGCTGTCGTCGACGGGCTGCGCGGCCGCGGCCTCGTGGACGCCGCCGGCGGGTTCACCCACGCCGGCCGGGAGGCCAAGCAGCGGATCGAGGCCCTCACCGATGAGCTGGCAGCCCCGGCGTACGACGTGCTCGCTGCGGACGAGCTCGACGAGCTGGCCGCGGGGCTCGAGCCGATCGCCGCCGCGGTACGGGCCGCCGACGACTGA
- a CDS encoding alpha/beta hydrolase gives MPAEFERFDIATSDTTIHGVRGGTGPPVLLLHGIPETHLMWHRVAPQLAERFTVVATDLRGFGASGKPPSTPDHTPYSMRAIARDQVEVMRALGFERFSVAGHDRGARCAYRMALDHAEAVARLAVLDIVPTGDAFGRADMDFALGYWVWSFLAAPEPVPERLIAAAPSVFVGHMLDSWSQAPDAFSPEVREAYMAQFTDPATVHAICEE, from the coding sequence GTGCCGGCAGAGTTCGAGAGGTTCGACATCGCCACGTCCGACACGACGATCCACGGCGTCCGTGGTGGGACGGGGCCGCCCGTCCTTCTGCTGCATGGCATCCCCGAGACGCACCTGATGTGGCACCGGGTGGCGCCCCAGCTGGCCGAGCGGTTCACCGTGGTCGCCACCGACCTGCGTGGCTTCGGTGCCAGCGGCAAGCCGCCGAGCACGCCTGACCACACCCCTTACAGCATGCGCGCGATCGCCCGCGATCAGGTCGAGGTCATGCGCGCGCTGGGGTTCGAGCGGTTCTCCGTGGCCGGGCACGATCGGGGCGCCCGTTGCGCGTACCGGATGGCGCTCGACCATGCCGAGGCGGTCGCCCGGCTGGCCGTGCTCGACATCGTGCCCACCGGGGACGCCTTCGGTCGCGCCGACATGGACTTCGCCCTTGGATACTGGGTGTGGTCGTTCCTGGCGGCACCGGAGCCGGTGCCCGAGCGGCTGATTGCGGCGGCGCCTTCCGTTTTCGTGGGTCACATGCTCGACTCCTGGTCACAGGCGCCGGATGCCTTCTCGCCCGAGGTGCGGGAAGCCTACATGGCGCAGTTCACCGATCCCGCCACCGTGCACGCCATCTGCGAGGAGTAA
- a CDS encoding SDR family oxidoreductase — translation MQINGAHVLVTGTNRGLGRQFVLSLLDRGAGKVYATARRPDLIDVPGVIPLRLDITDPASVAAAAAAAPDVKIVINNAGISTGANLISGDLDTIRREMDTHFYGTLNVIRAFAPQLADGAILNVLSALSWLAYNGAGAYHAAKAAEWALTNSVRLELADQRTLVAGLHLGAADTDMMAWYDGDKTAPEAIVAAALDGIEAHRPEVLADAWSRQVKTWLSEDPSVVYREAAAALTA, via the coding sequence ATGCAGATCAACGGAGCACATGTGCTGGTCACCGGCACCAACCGGGGCCTGGGCCGGCAATTCGTCCTTTCCCTCCTCGACCGCGGCGCCGGCAAGGTGTACGCCACCGCCCGCCGTCCCGACCTCATCGACGTACCCGGAGTCATCCCGCTGCGCCTGGACATCACGGACCCGGCGTCGGTCGCCGCCGCGGCCGCCGCGGCGCCCGACGTCAAGATCGTCATCAACAACGCGGGCATCTCCACCGGCGCGAACCTCATCAGCGGCGACCTGGACACGATCCGCCGCGAGATGGACACCCACTTCTACGGCACCCTCAACGTGATCCGCGCCTTCGCGCCCCAACTGGCCGACGGCGCGATCCTCAACGTCCTGTCCGCGCTCTCCTGGCTCGCCTACAACGGCGCGGGCGCCTACCACGCGGCCAAGGCCGCCGAATGGGCGCTCACCAACAGCGTCCGCCTGGAGCTGGCCGACCAGCGCACCCTGGTGGCAGGCCTGCACCTGGGTGCCGCGGACACCGACATGATGGCCTGGTACGACGGCGACAAGACCGCCCCCGAGGCGATCGTCGCGGCAGCCCTCGACGGCATCGAGGCACACCGGCCAGAGGTGCTCGCCGACGCCTGGAGCCGCCAGGTGAAGACGTGGCTGTCCGAGGACCCGAGCGTCGTCTACCGGGAAGCAGCGGCTGCCCTCACGGCCTGA
- a CDS encoding RidA family protein encodes MAVSLINPDGHVQVPLYHHVAVATGSRQVHIAGQVAWDENGELVAPGDLAGQIAQVYRNVAKALDAAGATFHDVVRFTWYAAGWKREMYDAFKAGIEQAAREFDIATPPAALIGVDVLFEPGILIEAEVTAVID; translated from the coding sequence ATGGCTGTTTCGCTCATCAACCCTGACGGGCATGTCCAAGTCCCGCTCTACCACCACGTCGCGGTGGCGACGGGGAGCAGACAGGTCCACATCGCGGGACAGGTCGCCTGGGACGAGAACGGCGAGCTCGTGGCACCGGGCGACCTCGCCGGGCAGATCGCCCAGGTCTACCGCAACGTCGCCAAAGCGCTGGACGCGGCCGGAGCGACGTTCCACGACGTCGTCCGCTTCACGTGGTACGCCGCAGGCTGGAAGAGAGAGATGTACGACGCCTTCAAGGCGGGCATCGAACAGGCGGCCCGCGAGTTCGACATCGCCACGCCGCCGGCCGCGCTGATCGGGGTGGACGTGCTGTTCGAGCCCGGCATCCTCATCGAGGCCGAAGTCACCGCGGTCATCGATTGA